Proteins from a genomic interval of Aspergillus flavus chromosome 7, complete sequence:
- a CDS encoding uncharacterized protein (expressed protein): MSWDANHRRKESNKATDPLGLDRVYGVRFSLAGALWILSEIFFWLWSRTSADWMDCLLWWLTVGWVGTEGLGARLVLVGGGWWIGLSCFTEYGTKWSPEGRLVLSQGGDGGGMEVREFC, translated from the coding sequence ATGAGTTGGGATGCCAATCACAGGCGGAAGGAATCAAACAAGGCGACGGACCCGCTGGGTCTAGACCGGGTGTATGGAGTTCGTTTTAGCTTAGCGGGTGCCTTATGGATATTGTCGGAGATTTTCTTCTGGCTCTGGTCTAGAACTTCTGCAGACTGGATGGAttgtcttctttggtggttgACAGTGGGTTGGGTAGGCACTGAGGGATTGGGGGCTAGGTTGGTTTTGGTAGGAGGGGGATGGTGGATCGGTCTATCCTGTTTTACTGAGTATGGGACTAAGTGGTCCCCTGAGGGACGACTCGTTCTGTCGCAAGGTGGTGACGGCGGTGGAATGGAGGTGAGGGAGTTTTGTTAG
- a CDS encoding putative L-PSP endoribonuclease family protein yields MSHLTYYNYPGVGERNRQNFKYSQAVRISDRIECSGQGGWDPETGEFHKEINAQIDQAFANVDLALKTAGGKGWAQVYRVNSYHVPINNEALEAMVRNFRKWMPDHEPLWTCVGVTRLGEDDMRVEIEVVAHDPK; encoded by the exons ATGTCTCACCTCACCTACTACAACTATCCCGGTGTCGGCGAACGCAACCGCCAAAACTTCAAATACAGTCAAGCCGTCCGCATCAGCGACCGCATCGAATGCTCTGGTCAAG GAGGCTGGGACCCGGAGACAGGCGAATTTCACAAAGAAATCAACGCGCAGATCGACCAGGCGTTCGCGAACGTGGATCTGGCGCTCAAGACGGCCGGCGGGAAGGGCTGGGCGCAGGTGTATCGGGTCAACTCGTATCATGTGCCGATTAATAATGAGGCGTTGGAGGCGATGGTGAGGAATTTTAGGAAGTGGATGCCGGATCATGAGCCGTTGTGGACTTGTGTGGGGGTTACGAGGTTGGGGGAGGATGATATGAgggttgagattgaggtTGTGGCGCATGATCCGAAATAG
- a CDS encoding Zn(II)2Cys6 transcription factor produces MQVDSAVNTLLEHVKNVDGVERRLVKWLHDQQCDGNRPSCSRCSQWRVPCQYSVAEDGRRPASKTYVLLLRQRIESLERLLERHGIDARESNVPEQLPLDKKSGMNGSIRHDDASSDMDSLAENFKGRLALDESLNFDQDGEMRYFGPTSGRLQFQGSSSNRVSIDGSAFSVSPPDQVSDSYGYIDPIDPITAGMGVLKDVQDHLIDLYFRWEQPWYAVVDEELFRESMNNGGRYWTPLLHNCILALGSRYSDRVDVRSDPDDPNTAGKSFLEEAKTQLHREMERPSLTTIQALGLIGMVYIAMGADAAGWLHHGMANRLSLDMGLNLDPAGFEETNAMTPREIQLRRQIYWTLYCHDKLSSSYTGRICSMLDSQGAVKVPDDDPVPNIEMSAAQKAFRPLQRAMISVCRIQERITLSLWAPKPLLKEHQRPAFLKSCLLDLRSWFYDLPTELRIDRANDIPQAYTLHMVYHTARILLAKPFIMRENPPSEPKNETTDLAHSICRESARSICLVAQKYRHTFGGYHLSPITATHCTLSAALVLLDETENLNAPSHKNKLALCLTVLDELSKSWYPAGHIGHNLRKLCQSVISDDTFSIEKGLYPFETNPSPPLDLGVELPNVIDEIESNPSVNPGNALANQLELSVPMESLPVDYGFFDILNQINWERMW; encoded by the exons ATGCAAGTAGACAGCGCGGTAAATACACTACTAGAGCATGTGAAGAATGTCGACGGCGTCGAGCGAAGGTTAGTCAAGTGGCTACATGATCAACAA TGCGATGGAAACAGACCATCCTGCTCTAGATGCTCGCAATGGCGTGTTCCGTGTCAGTATTCTGTCGCGGAGGATGGTCGGAGACCCGCGTCCAAGACATATGTCCTTCTCTTGCGGCAGAGGATAGAGTCGCTAGAAAGATTGTTGGAACGGCATGGGATTGATGCGAGGGAATCGAATGTACCCGAACAACTGCCGTTAGATAAGAAGTCTGGTATGAATGGCAGTATACGACACGACGACGCGTCTTCGGATATGGATAGCCTGGCCGAGAACTTCAAGGGCAGGCTTGCTCTGGACGAATCGCTGAATTTTGACCAAGACGGCGAGATGAGGTACTTCGGGCCAACGAGTGGGCGACTTCAGTTTCAGGGTTCTTCCAGTAATCGAGTCAGTATTGATGGCTCTGCCTTTTCGGTCTCTCCACCGGATCAAGTGTCCGATAGCTATGGCTATATCGACCCCATTGACCCGATCACGGCTGGGATGGGGGTTCTAAAGGACGTCCAGGACCATTTGATTGATTTGTACTTCAGGTGGGAGCAGCCATGGTATGCTGTGGTCGATGAGGAGCTCTTCAGGGAAAGTATGAATAATGGTGGACGGTACTGGACTCCGCTGCTGCATAATTGCATTCTTGCTTTGGGGTCACGGTATTCCGATCGTGTCGATGTCCGATCGGACCCAGATGATCCAAATACAGCGGGGAAATCATTCCTCGAAGAAGCGAAAACCCAGCTCCACAGGGAGATGGAAAGGCCCAGCCTGACTACTATCCAAGCACTCGGCCTGATTGGGATGGTGTATATT GCGATGGGGGCTGACGCCGCTGGCTGGTTGCACCATGGGATGGCGAACCGATTGAGTCTCGATATGGGCTTGAATCTGGACCCAGCTGGATTTGAAGAGACGAATGCGATGACTCCACGGGAGATTCAACTCAGGAGACAGATATACTGGACCTTGTATTGTCATGATAAGTTGTCATCCAGTTATACGGGACGTATATGCTCTATGCTT GACTCCCAAGGAGCCGTCAAAGTACCGGATGACGATCCAGTACCTAACATTGAGATGAGTGCTGCGCAGAAAGCATTTAGACCACTACAACGAGCTATGATTAGTGTCTGTCGAATACAGGAACGAATCACTTTATCTTT ATGGGCACCCAAACCCCTCCTCAAGGAGCACCAACGACCGGCCTTCCTCAAGTCCTGTCTCTTAGACCTAAGATCCTGGTTCTACGACCTCCCTACAGAGTTACGAATCGACCGTGCCAACGACATCCCCCAAGCCTACACGCTCCACATGGTGTATCATACGGCAAGAATTCTCCTAGCAAAGCCATTCATCATGAGAGAGAACCCACCCTCGGAACCCAAAAACGAGACCACCGACCTAGCTCACTCAATCTGCCGCGAATCCGCCCGTTCCATCTGCCTCGTCGCCCAGAAATACCGACACACATTCGGAGGATACCACCTGAGCCCAATCACAGCAACACACTGCACACTATCCGCAGCGCTAGTCCTCCTCGACGAAACCGAGAATCTGAACGCCCCCTCACATAAGAACAAACTTGCCCTGTGTCTAACAGTACTAGACGAGCTATCTAAATCATGGTACCCGGCAGGTCATATCGGACATAACCTACGGAAGCTTTGCCAGTCTGTCATCTCGGATGACACATTCTCTATAGAAAAGGGACTCTATCCGTTCGAAACTAACCCCAGTCCACCACTCGACCTAGGCGTCGAGCTCCCAAACGTCATCGACGAGATTGAATCTAACCCAAGCGTCAACCCGGGCAACGCCCTGGCTAATCAACTGGAACTGTCAGTGCCGATGGAATCACTGCCCGTCGATTACGGGTTCTTCGATATCCTAAATCAGATCAATTGGGAACGGATGTGGTAG